The nucleotide window CTTCGTGCGATAAGGCATACCTTGACGCACGAAGTGCGTCTGCCCGGAGGGCATGAATTAAGGGATGCCCTTGGGTATACCTTGTAATACTTTCAAACAAATGATTTACGCGATTAAGCATTAGATTAAGACAGGAGGAAATCCGCTTCCATCCAGGCGGCTCGCTGGCAGCCGTAACCAGGATCTTTACGGCCTCCAGTCGGTCCTTTTCAACTGACATGGATAAACCTTAATTTTTCCATGTCAGATTCCAACAAAATCCGCATGATATGCGATTTTTGCCTCCCTGCGGCCGGTAAGATTCTGCTAACGCCTTTGCGGCGCTCGCCTTACGATGGAATCGGATTGTTCCTCCTGCTCTTTCTCCCGCACCGAAATAAGCACTCATTTGTTATAACAGCCATTGGGGCGGACCATCGCAGCCCGCTGCCATGAGGCGCGCGGGCGTGGGGATATCCAATCCTTTTCTGGAATCTAAGAAATGAAATTTGTCCAGTATCGTGCGGCAGGCAGGGCACCGGCAGAACGATTCCGGACCGGCCTAAAGGTGAGCGCCGCAGAGCAGCGGCCGGTGTTCCCCAGGCGTAGGGAGGCAGAAACGGAAATACCGATTCCGTTTCTGAGAGAACCGGAGACGAAAAATCATCAGGATTTTCCGTCGACATGTGAGCGGTACTGCCGAAACGGGGATAAAGCGGCCCCTGCATCGCCAGCGAACCGAAATCGTGACGGTCAGGAACTTCTGCCGATGCTAAACTGGAGCTTAATCGGAGCTAATTAAAAATGATTCCAAAAAGTATTTTGTATCATGCTTATTTACACTCCTCCGCCTCTGTTTTTGACCTGGCGGTCAGCGCCGACAGAGCCTTCCGGAACTGGAAAGTGAATAATACGGCGGTAAAGGTGACCGCAATAGCGTCGGCAATCGGTTCCGCCATATAAACGGCTATGGTCTGATTCGATCTTAATATCTGCGGCAGAACGTAGATAAGAGGAATCAGAAGGATAAACTTCCTGGTCACGGCCACGGCGATGGATGCTTTGGCATTGCCGAGGGAAGTAAAAGTCATCTGGCAGGCCATCTGGATACCGAACAGGAACATAGAGGCCATATAAACCCGAAGGGCCGTCTTAGCGAAGCTTAACAGCGCTGCGTCGGATGTGAACATGGCGGCGAACATCTGCGGGAACACCATAACGCAGGACCAGAGGAGAATAGAATAGGTAAGGCTTGCTTTCAGGAGCAGGTGGAAGGTGGCCTTTACCCGGTCTGATTTTCCAGCGCCGTAATTATAGCTGATGATAGGCTGGGCGCCCTGACCCAATCCCTGGAGAGGCAGCATGGCAAACTGCATAACACTGGTCAATATGGTCATGGCACCGACTGCGATATCTCCGCCGTATTTCAGAAGAGAGGAGTTAAAGCAGACGGAGATGACACTTTCACTGGCCTGCATGATGAAGGTCGCCAGACCGAGAGCCAGGCTGGGCAGGATAATCTTCCGGCTTAAACCGAGATACTGTTTCTTGATCTTAAGTATAGTCTTTTTTCCAAACAGGAACGCCATTACCCAAATACAGGAAACAGCCTGGGAAAGGATTGTAGCCAGAGCGGCGCCCTGGACTCCGAGCCCGAATCCGAAGATAAAGATTGGATCCAGCACAATATTGCAGACAGCTCCGATGAGGACAGAGAGCATTCCGGTCTTGGCAAAGCCCTGAGCCGTAATAAAAGCGTTCATTCCCAGAGTCAGCTGGACGAATATCGTACCGATGGCATAGATATTCATATAGCTGACGCCATAATCGATGGTATTTTCACTGGCGCCGAAAGCCAGAAGGAAATCCCTGTTCCAAAGAAGGAGGATGGCAGTTAAAGCGAGAGAAATCAGTATCT belongs to Qiania dongpingensis and includes:
- a CDS encoding MATE family efflux transporter, which codes for MNDTKNFLGTEPVGKLLWRLALPTVAAQLINMLYNIVDRMYIGHIPNVGAMALTGVGVCMPLIMIVAAFAALVSNGGSPRASIFMGRGDMESAEKTLGNCFSLQILISLALTAILLLWNRDFLLAFGASENTIDYGVSYMNIYAIGTIFVQLTLGMNAFITAQGFAKTGMLSVLIGAVCNIVLDPIFIFGFGLGVQGAALATILSQAVSCIWVMAFLFGKKTILKIKKQYLGLSRKIILPSLALGLATFIMQASESVISVCFNSSLLKYGGDIAVGAMTILTSVMQFAMLPLQGLGQGAQPIISYNYGAGKSDRVKATFHLLLKASLTYSILLWSCVMVFPQMFAAMFTSDAALLSFAKTALRVYMASMFLFGIQMACQMTFTSLGNAKASIAVAVTRKFILLIPLIYVLPQILRSNQTIAVYMAEPIADAIAVTFTAVLFTFQFRKALSALTARSKTEAEECK